The DNA sequence TATCCTGCGCCTGACCCGTGAGGCGATAAACAGCCGTCCCTAAGCCGACGCCGCTGCTCACCCTCTCCTGCTGCCAGTCGATGACGGTAGCTGTTGGGCTATTCAGGGCCCGTCGCACGATCGGGGTCAGTTTCGGGGCGTCGAGGCCGTCCAGTCGCATATCCGGATTTCGTTGCTCCATAGGTCACCTCCGAAGTCTCGAGGTGACCAGCGCCTTAACGACGCCGATCACCCAGCACGTAGCAAGACCTGACGGGGACAACCCGTAGGCCGTCCCCGCTCCAGCAACGCTTATGCGAGAGATCGTCGGCGCAGGAATCTGGCTACCTTGGATATGGTCCAGTGATAGCTGAAAGCGGGAGCGATTGAGGGATGCAGGTAGGGATTGACGACTTTCCCCAGTTGGGAGATGTACAGGGCGTTTTCTGCGACGGATACCGGGCATCCTCGCACGCGAATGAACGGTCGGCCTCGGTGGCGGATCAGGTTGGCGACTACCCCCATCATTTTGCTGACCACATCCCCACTGGTCGCCTCCTGAGGGTTTATCTGCTCTCGTGGGATATATAGAGGAGAGATTTCGATCTGTTGATCGTGTATCCGCCCACGCCAGCGGGTGCAGTCCCCCACGAACAAGATCGGCTCCCCCGGCCGGGCGTCGATATCGCCCTGATAGGCACCGATCACGATGTGCATGGGACGAACCGCCCGGTACACATCGGGCTGGAAGGATTCGATGACCTGCATGGCCTCAAAGAGCGAACCCGGGCATCCCCCCCAACAGTAGTCATACGTGTCCGGGGGCGAGCCGATGTAGACGATGATCCGGCTCTTTTTATCCCGGAAGACCTGGTCCACCCGCTCCAGGGTCAATAGCAGATTGGCCGCGCGCTTCTTGGCCTCCTCCAGGCTCACGTCACCTGTGATCTCGATGTCCCTCAGATCGATTGGACCATACCCGCGCTCGGCCGTGATGCGGATGTGGTCCACCTCCCGGGGATCCAGGCCGAGGATATGGGTGCAGACCACATCCACGGCCACGGGATTCACGCCCATCACGATGAGGTGCAGAGGATAAGGGGTAGGGGTAAGCATGGTGCGTTCCCCCGCTATGATGCCATCGATGGCGATGAACCCGGGCGATATGACCTCCTGCAGGTCGGCGATCTTGGTGTGCAGCATGTGGTCATGGTCGATGAGCCGATGGGCGTCATCCTGGATGCCGATGTAATTCTTGAGCGCGAGGGTGACCTTGGTCCATGGATGGGCTTTGAACTTGGGCGCGTTCACCAGGAAGTCGCATCGGGCGATCCCCTCGGGGACGAAGATCACGTCCCGC is a window from the Chloroflexota bacterium genome containing:
- a CDS encoding DUF362 domain-containing protein, which codes for MSRPKVILRHCDTYDPARIARIIGEGMDELGIRPYGRTLVKPNVVMAHRRFFAHAFTRPEFLDGLLTALRERGERISELCVGERSGITVPTRYTFAMAGYPRVLRKHGVKADYFDEGKQVPVRLEHPAALRDVIFVPEGIARCDFLVNAPKFKAHPWTKVTLALKNYIGIQDDAHRLIDHDHMLHTKIADLQEVISPGFIAIDGIIAGERTMLTPTPYPLHLIVMGVNPVAVDVVCTHILGLDPREVDHIRITAERGYGPIDLRDIEITGDVSLEEAKKRAANLLLTLERVDQVFRDKKSRIIVYIGSPPDTYDYCWGGCPGSLFEAMQVIESFQPDVYRAVRPMHIVIGAYQGDIDARPGEPILFVGDCTRWRGRIHDQQIEISPLYIPREQINPQEATSGDVVSKMMGVVANLIRHRGRPFIRVRGCPVSVAENALYISQLGKVVNPYLHPSIAPAFSYHWTISKVARFLRRRSLA